One Marinifilum sp. JC120 DNA window includes the following coding sequences:
- a CDS encoding HD domain-containing protein has protein sequence MNKLLTDLKKEAKAMASALPVPVFYRDLETQIEFARDMFFDHPLIIRLQEDVLPFLYDEYAHGIYHSKKVAIEAGAIILKEGDDMDGDRVRELVLLAQFSGLLHDCCRLDENHALRGSETSRVILNNYPLSERSKELIAESIARHEAFKPEKPIENDRELTLLSGALYDADKFRWGPDNFSTTLWEICDYEDWTVEEIIEKFPKGLEIIKSIESTFRTETGREYGPEMISQGINIGSAIYEKLVELSQDPKYLPQEEPERLV, from the coding sequence ATGAATAAGCTGCTTACCGACCTTAAGAAAGAAGCAAAAGCAATGGCCTCGGCCTTGCCCGTGCCGGTTTTTTACCGTGATCTGGAAACCCAGATCGAGTTTGCAAGGGATATGTTTTTTGACCACCCGCTAATCATCAGATTGCAGGAAGACGTACTGCCTTTTCTTTATGATGAATACGCCCACGGGATCTACCACTCCAAAAAGGTAGCCATCGAGGCCGGAGCCATCATCCTCAAAGAAGGAGATGATATGGACGGAGACCGCGTTCGTGAGCTGGTCCTGCTGGCTCAATTCTCCGGTCTGCTCCACGACTGCTGCCGTCTGGATGAAAACCACGCTCTCCGCGGATCTGAAACATCCAGAGTGATTCTTAACAACTATCCCCTTTCCGAACGCAGCAAGGAACTCATTGCCGAGTCCATCGCCCGGCACGAAGCCTTCAAACCGGAAAAGCCCATTGAAAACGATCGGGAACTGACTCTCCTTAGCGGCGCACTCTACGATGCGGATAAATTCCGCTGGGGACCGGATAACTTCTCCACCACTCTCTGGGAAATCTGCGATTACGAAGACTGGACTGTGGAAGAAATTATCGAAAAATTTCCCAAAGGCCTTGAAATCATCAAGTCCATTGAGTCCACCTTCAGAACTGAAACCGGAAGGGAATACGGCCCGGAAATGATCTCTCAGGGCATCAACATCGGCTCTGCAATCTACGAAAAATTGGTCGAATTATCCCAAGATCCCAAATATCTCCCGCAGGAAGAACCTGAAAGGCTTGTATGA
- a CDS encoding sigma-70 family RNA polymerase sigma factor, whose protein sequence is MPSKKESVELEPVENEEVKKPPKGDFLPTPRAKGEVATKDPLHLYLQEISRFPLLEPDEEFQLAKRVQENGDQEAAFRLVSSHLRLVVKIAMDFQRRWMQNVLDLIQEGNVGLMKAVNKFDPDKGIKFSYYAAFWIKAYILKYIMDNWRMVKIGTTQTQRKLFYNLNKERQRLQTLGFDPSTSELSKKLNVSEEEITEMDQRLAKNDLSLNLKFGEDSEATRMDFLPDLGPGVEETLANKEISTLLLDQLRAIVPNLNEKEQVILNDRLLSDSPRTLREIGEEFGVTRERVRQIEARLLKKLREHLAESVKDFSQDWIPENE, encoded by the coding sequence ATGCCATCTAAAAAAGAATCGGTAGAGCTTGAACCTGTTGAAAATGAAGAGGTTAAAAAACCGCCCAAGGGCGACTTCCTGCCCACGCCAAGAGCCAAGGGCGAAGTGGCAACCAAGGACCCTCTTCATTTATATCTTCAGGAAATCAGCCGCTTTCCCCTGCTGGAACCGGATGAAGAATTCCAGCTTGCCAAGCGGGTACAGGAAAACGGAGATCAGGAAGCAGCTTTCAGACTCGTCTCCTCTCATTTGAGACTGGTGGTCAAGATCGCCATGGACTTCCAGCGCCGCTGGATGCAAAATGTGCTCGACCTTATTCAAGAAGGTAACGTGGGCCTGATGAAGGCCGTAAATAAATTTGATCCTGACAAGGGCATCAAATTTTCTTACTATGCCGCCTTCTGGATCAAGGCTTACATCCTGAAATATATTATGGATAACTGGCGCATGGTCAAAATCGGCACCACCCAGACTCAGCGCAAACTTTTTTACAATCTGAATAAAGAACGCCAGAGATTACAGACTCTCGGCTTTGACCCGAGCACCTCCGAGCTTTCAAAGAAATTGAATGTCAGCGAAGAGGAAATAACTGAAATGGACCAGCGACTGGCCAAAAACGACCTCTCCCTGAACCTCAAGTTCGGTGAGGATTCCGAAGCCACACGCATGGATTTTCTACCTGATCTTGGTCCCGGAGTTGAAGAAACCCTTGCCAACAAGGAGATTTCCACATTACTGCTTGACCAACTCAGGGCAATTGTTCCAAATCTCAATGAAAAGGAACAAGTGATCCTGAACGACCGCCTTCTGTCCGACTCTCCCAGAACACTCAGGGAAATCGGTGAAGAGTTCGGGGTAACAAGGGAAAGAGTTCGCCAGATTGAAGCAAGACTGCTTAAAAAATTGAGGGAACATCTGGCTGAATCAGTTAAAGACTTTTCACAGGACTGGATACCTGAAAATGAATAA
- a CDS encoding methionine synthase yields the protein MPDFRKALNDGKIYFFDGGYGTFLQSRGLPAGMSPELFGLQSPDVIKSVHKDYVDAGANVLTSNTFGGSRPKLGADVDVIGLNREMALLARSVAGDNVFVAGSVGPTGHFVQPLGEMTFKEMVEIYKEQIQGLVEGGVDLILGETHFDLAEARAVVIATREVCDLPVALSMTFESPAACLTGTSPATFVDTMQNMGVELMGTNCSAGPEQILEVLENMQPRLSSPLLVEANAGLPELDENRNTIFRLQPEPFAEQSAKFVNVGAKFIGGCCGTGPDHIRALRNAVGDAPWKRPVPQEDCQMVLTSRAQTVKIGFEQRGVIIGERINPTGKKVLIEELQKGQFTEAMKFAEEQLAVGAPVLDVNVGAPMVDEVEILPALVKEIFSQHSAPLSIDSTNPDAVEAALWEYPGSPLVNSISGEPGRMERLGPLCKKFGAPFILLPIVGSKLPITCAEKVEVVSELLKQADDLGIPRRLIMVDALALTVSSKPMAARHCLDFIKHCREEWNLPTVLGLSNISFGLPARELLNSSFLTLCQGQGMAAFISNPNSVRLREALYANEVMFCRDPQAEQYIEHYADWTPSGDGGQSGAAGGGKKEKKSGAENLFDAVVKGDRGSIISLVERDLEGGRKPFEMVNEDLIPAIMEVGERYERKEYFLPQLLQSAETLQKGFDKLKPLLEASGENEVKATIIMATVEGDIHDIGKNIVCLMLKNHGYNVIDLGKDVAAEAIVNAAEEHGAKIVGLSALMTTTMVKMEDTINLIKERNLDIKVMIGGAVITGGFCESIGADGWSTDAVAAVKVAKNLLQ from the coding sequence ATGCCTGATTTTCGCAAAGCCCTCAATGACGGGAAAATATATTTCTTTGATGGTGGTTACGGGACCTTTTTGCAGAGCAGAGGATTGCCCGCAGGCATGTCACCGGAGCTTTTCGGCCTTCAGAGCCCGGATGTAATTAAATCCGTGCACAAGGATTATGTTGATGCCGGGGCAAATGTGCTGACCTCCAACACCTTCGGCGGCAGCAGACCCAAGCTGGGCGCGGATGTGGATGTAATCGGCCTTAACCGTGAAATGGCCCTTCTCGCCCGCTCCGTTGCAGGGGATAACGTATTTGTTGCCGGTAGCGTCGGTCCCACCGGGCATTTTGTGCAGCCTCTTGGTGAAATGACTTTCAAGGAAATGGTCGAGATTTATAAAGAACAGATTCAGGGCCTTGTGGAAGGCGGAGTTGATCTGATTCTCGGTGAAACCCATTTCGATCTGGCCGAAGCTCGCGCCGTGGTTATCGCTACCCGTGAAGTCTGCGATCTGCCCGTGGCTCTGTCCATGACTTTTGAATCTCCGGCCGCCTGCCTGACCGGGACTTCTCCGGCCACCTTTGTCGATACCATGCAGAACATGGGTGTTGAACTTATGGGTACCAACTGTTCCGCCGGACCGGAGCAGATTCTGGAAGTGCTGGAGAATATGCAGCCGCGTCTTTCTTCTCCTTTACTGGTGGAAGCCAATGCCGGACTGCCCGAACTGGACGAGAACCGCAATACCATATTCCGCCTCCAGCCCGAACCTTTTGCCGAGCAGTCTGCCAAGTTTGTAAACGTTGGTGCAAAATTTATCGGCGGTTGTTGCGGAACCGGGCCGGATCACATCCGGGCCCTGCGCAATGCTGTGGGTGATGCCCCGTGGAAGCGTCCCGTGCCACAGGAAGATTGCCAGATGGTGCTGACCTCCCGCGCCCAGACCGTAAAGATCGGTTTTGAGCAGCGCGGAGTGATCATCGGTGAGCGTATCAACCCCACCGGAAAAAAGGTGCTTATTGAGGAATTGCAGAAAGGGCAATTCACTGAAGCCATGAAGTTTGCTGAAGAGCAGCTGGCCGTGGGCGCGCCTGTGCTTGACGTTAACGTCGGTGCTCCCATGGTTGATGAAGTGGAGATTCTGCCGGCTCTGGTCAAAGAAATTTTCTCTCAGCATTCCGCCCCTCTTTCCATTGATTCCACCAACCCGGATGCGGTTGAAGCGGCTCTTTGGGAATATCCCGGCTCACCGCTGGTCAACTCCATCAGCGGGGAACCCGGACGTATGGAGCGGCTCGGACCTCTGTGCAAGAAGTTTGGTGCTCCTTTTATTTTGCTGCCCATTGTTGGAAGCAAGTTGCCTATCACCTGTGCTGAAAAAGTTGAGGTTGTTTCGGAACTTCTCAAGCAGGCTGATGATCTGGGCATCCCGCGCAGACTGATTATGGTTGATGCTCTGGCTCTGACTGTTTCTTCCAAACCTATGGCGGCCCGCCACTGCCTTGATTTCATCAAGCATTGCCGCGAGGAATGGAATCTGCCCACCGTGCTGGGACTTTCCAATATTTCTTTCGGTCTTCCGGCCCGAGAGCTGTTAAACTCCAGTTTTCTGACTCTTTGCCAGGGACAGGGTATGGCCGCGTTTATTTCCAACCCCAACTCGGTGCGGCTGCGTGAAGCACTTTATGCAAACGAAGTCATGTTCTGCCGTGATCCGCAGGCCGAGCAGTATATTGAGCATTACGCCGATTGGACTCCTTCCGGTGACGGCGGGCAGTCCGGTGCGGCTGGCGGTGGTAAGAAAGAAAAAAAATCCGGGGCGGAAAACCTTTTTGATGCAGTAGTCAAAGGCGACCGCGGTTCCATCATTTCCCTTGTGGAGCGTGATCTTGAAGGCGGACGTAAGCCCTTTGAGATGGTCAACGAAGATCTCATTCCGGCTATCATGGAAGTGGGGGAACGTTATGAGCGCAAGGAATATTTTCTGCCTCAGCTTTTGCAGTCTGCTGAAACCTTGCAGAAGGGGTTTGATAAACTTAAGCCTTTGCTCGAAGCTTCAGGGGAAAACGAGGTAAAAGCCACTATTATCATGGCTACCGTTGAAGGGGACATTCATGATATCGGTAAAAACATCGTCTGCCTGATGCTCAAGAACCACGGATACAATGTAATAGACCTCGGTAAAGACGTAGCAGCTGAGGCCATTGTCAATGCAGCTGAAGAACACGGGGCGAAGATTGTCGGTCTTTCCGCGTTGATGACGACCACTATGGTCAAGATGGAAGATACCATTAATCTGATCAAGGAACGCAACCTCGACATCAAGGTCATGATCGGTGGTGCGGTAATTACCGGAGGCTTCTGCGAATCCATCGGTGCCGACGGTTGGTCCACCGATGCCGTGGCTGCGGTAAAGGTTGCCAAAAACCTGTTGCAGTAA
- a CDS encoding TlpA family protein disulfide reductase: MKIFNKISVLVILALILVAGCNKAETVEGVDTINAQGIQDIITNNKGKVVLINFWATWCPPCRAEIPELIELRKKFSDDELVMISVSVDESSDLVDEFMLKEGEFNYPVYFAAEDVGGAFRIQSIPRTMLYDPSGQRVFDKEGSYPGTMFERYINKMLKDR, from the coding sequence ATGAAAATATTCAATAAAATAAGTGTGCTGGTGATTTTGGCACTGATCCTTGTTGCCGGGTGCAACAAGGCTGAGACCGTTGAAGGCGTTGATACCATCAATGCTCAGGGGATTCAGGACATTATCACCAATAATAAAGGTAAAGTGGTACTGATTAATTTCTGGGCCACTTGGTGTCCTCCCTGCCGTGCGGAGATTCCGGAACTCATTGAACTGCGCAAGAAATTTTCTGACGACGAGCTGGTGATGATCAGTGTTTCAGTTGATGAAAGCAGCGATTTAGTTGATGAATTTATGCTCAAGGAAGGGGAGTTTAATTATCCGGTTTATTTTGCCGCAGAAGATGTGGGCGGTGCCTTCAGGATTCAATCCATTCCCAGAACCATGCTGTATGATCCTTCGGGGCAGCGGGTTTTCGATAAGGAAGGAAGCTATCCCGGAACCATGTTTGAAAGATATATCAATAAGATGTTAAAGGATCGGTAG
- a CDS encoding N-acetyltransferase — protein sequence MAKIRKASMEDAKHIHSIIKDRTRDAMVLPRPLNSIYGHLRDFFVAEAEDGKIIGCCALAISWDCLAEVRSLVVVPEAQGSNLGAQMVEACIQEARELGVCDVFVLTNIEKFFAKLGFVETDKHVLPQKIWADCINCPQFPDCDEIPMIMKLK from the coding sequence ATGGCAAAGATAAGAAAAGCCTCAATGGAGGATGCCAAGCACATCCACTCAATAATTAAGGATCGGACAAGGGACGCAATGGTTCTGCCCCGGCCTTTGAACTCTATCTACGGACATCTGCGTGATTTTTTTGTTGCCGAGGCTGAAGACGGCAAAATTATCGGCTGTTGTGCACTTGCCATAAGCTGGGATTGTCTGGCAGAAGTGCGGTCTCTGGTTGTTGTGCCTGAAGCACAGGGGTCCAATCTGGGTGCACAGATGGTGGAAGCCTGTATTCAGGAAGCGCGTGAACTGGGTGTTTGCGACGTTTTTGTTTTGACCAATATTGAGAAATTTTTTGCAAAGCTGGGCTTTGTGGAGACAGATAAACATGTGCTGCCCCAGAAGATCTGGGCCGACTGCATTAACTGTCCCCAGTTCCCGGATTGCGATGAAATTCCAATGATTATGAAACTGAAATAA
- the hpt gene encoding hypoxanthine phosphoribosyltransferase, translating to MGHSLKEVFSKEIIAERIEKLGKDISETYGQEPLVCVCVLKGAYLFFADITRALSLDPEIDFVRLSSYGAGTSRTGNMNFSKDLEVSIADKHVLIIEDIVDTGHSVEFLKHVFEKRNPLSVKTCSLIDKRERREIDLEVEFPGFILDHGFLVGYGMDYAEKYRYLSAVYELENA from the coding sequence ATGGGCCATAGTCTCAAAGAAGTTTTTTCTAAAGAAATAATTGCTGAAAGAATTGAGAAACTCGGTAAGGATATTTCCGAAACCTACGGTCAGGAACCGTTGGTCTGCGTTTGCGTACTTAAGGGAGCTTATCTCTTTTTTGCTGACATTACCCGCGCCTTGAGCCTTGACCCTGAAATTGATTTCGTGCGTCTATCCAGCTACGGGGCCGGAACCAGCCGTACCGGAAACATGAATTTCTCCAAGGACCTTGAAGTTTCCATTGCCGATAAGCATGTGCTGATCATTGAAGACATTGTCGACACTGGGCATTCTGTTGAGTTTCTTAAGCATGTGTTTGAAAAACGTAACCCGCTGAGCGTGAAAACCTGCTCCCTGATTGATAAAAGAGAGCGTCGCGAAATCGATCTGGAAGTTGAATTTCCCGGTTTTATTCTCGATCACGGCTTTCTTGTGGGATACGGAATGGACTATGCTGAAAAATACAGGTATTTAAGTGCAGTGTATGAACTTGAGAATGCCTAG
- a CDS encoding DUF3426 domain-containing protein, with protein sequence MIITCSNCETKFNLPESKIPAGGAKVKCSKCGNIFKVTPPAPEPEDEVESMLEEEQPKPAPEPKPEPKPEPKPKPEPKPEPEPEPEPDFDDDLFDEAADELGDELDEDPFGDLGADEPGEAPAADDSDDLEDDLFGSDDNSADAELGADLFDDDDDPLAGPAAEEAAAPEDDFDIDDELFGGDDEAEEAAAPAAPASEADEGDDLFDDEDLFADDDDGADLSEDNLFDDDEEIEEDDGEVEEEDFEENEDFEEEDFDEDGLSLDDGEIAGFDLDDDLDTPPSKKKGKKKGKKGLIITLVLLLLFGGGAGAAWYFKVWESLPFSIPFISSDDAGTADSNEPPSKRFSKFSFKDLRQFYVNNDKAGQLFIIEGKVVNNFSKPKELIEVEAQLFDDKGQVLDSRRLLCGNTLSLFQLEVQSKEEIEAGLGSKVGILSNNTLLKPGMDTPFMVVFFKPSPAVKEYVINVVDAKNPPKK encoded by the coding sequence ATGATTATTACGTGTTCAAATTGCGAGACCAAATTCAATTTACCGGAAAGTAAGATTCCGGCAGGCGGGGCTAAGGTCAAATGCTCCAAATGCGGAAATATTTTTAAGGTAACTCCTCCCGCTCCCGAGCCGGAGGATGAAGTTGAGTCCATGCTTGAAGAGGAGCAGCCTAAGCCTGCGCCGGAACCGAAGCCGGAACCCAAGCCTGAACCTAAGCCGAAGCCCGAGCCGAAGCCCGAGCCTGAACCCGAGCCAGAACCGGATTTTGACGATGACCTTTTTGATGAGGCCGCGGATGAATTGGGTGATGAGCTTGATGAGGACCCGTTCGGTGATCTTGGTGCTGATGAACCGGGTGAAGCTCCTGCGGCGGATGATTCAGATGACCTTGAAGATGATCTTTTCGGTTCTGACGATAATTCAGCTGATGCAGAACTCGGGGCCGACCTTTTTGACGACGATGATGATCCCCTTGCAGGGCCTGCCGCAGAGGAAGCTGCTGCACCCGAAGATGATTTTGATATAGATGATGAGCTTTTCGGCGGAGACGATGAAGCCGAAGAAGCCGCTGCGCCTGCCGCGCCTGCATCTGAAGCAGATGAAGGTGATGACCTCTTTGACGATGAGGATCTTTTCGCTGATGACGATGACGGTGCTGATCTTTCCGAAGATAATCTTTTCGATGATGACGAAGAGATAGAGGAAGATGACGGCGAGGTTGAAGAGGAAGATTTTGAGGAGAATGAGGACTTCGAAGAAGAGGATTTCGATGAAGACGGTCTCTCTCTTGATGATGGTGAAATAGCCGGATTCGACCTTGATGATGATCTCGACACTCCCCCGTCCAAGAAAAAGGGCAAGAAGAAAGGTAAAAAAGGGCTGATCATTACCCTCGTGCTTTTGCTTCTTTTCGGAGGTGGCGCCGGGGCCGCATGGTATTTCAAAGTATGGGAAAGTCTGCCTTTCAGTATCCCCTTCATCTCTTCCGATGATGCCGGGACTGCTGATTCCAATGAGCCGCCTTCCAAGCGGTTCAGTAAGTTCTCCTTCAAGGATTTGCGCCAGTTCTATGTCAATAATGACAAGGCCGGACAGCTGTTCATCATCGAAGGTAAAGTGGTCAATAATTTCAGTAAGCCCAAAGAGCTGATCGAAGTTGAAGCACAGCTTTTCGATGACAAGGGGCAGGTGCTCGATTCTAGACGGCTGCTTTGCGGAAATACCCTTTCCCTGTTTCAGCTGGAAGTGCAGTCCAAAGAAGAAATTGAGGCCGGACTTGGCTCCAAGGTCGGCATACTCTCCAACAACACGCTGCTCAAGCCGGGTATGGATACGCCGTTTATGGTCGTGTTTTTCAAGCCCTCGCCCGCAGTTAAGGAGTATGTCATCAACGTAGTAGACGCCAAGAATCCGCCTAAGAAATAA